Proteins encoded within one genomic window of Acidobacteriota bacterium:
- a CDS encoding nucleotidyl transferase AbiEii/AbiGii toxin family protein — protein MTLELLSKAQLQIINRGGLQYPLDAAEKDYVLALVVKILYESGLKAKLVFKGGTALYHTYLPQLRFSEDLDFTALIPVTLEELEEVLVAHDFLELKEHNVSDHTVKINRLKYAGPLGQPNSLKIEVDVTQNVVLPACEKEYRNHYGVQAAVRVMDLREILAEKIRAASGRARYRDFYDIAMILDGFAMNIGEVLDLVRRKEIRKPVSHGSMLRNWKIARQEKDGRSDQIVYSRDVSEKEILAAMAAIGCFSIGGRAGGI, from the coding sequence ATGACCCTGGAGTTATTGAGTAAGGCGCAACTTCAAATCATCAATCGCGGCGGCCTTCAATACCCGCTCGACGCGGCCGAGAAGGATTACGTGCTCGCGCTGGTCGTAAAGATTCTTTACGAATCCGGGCTCAAGGCGAAGCTGGTGTTCAAGGGCGGGACCGCCCTTTACCACACCTATCTTCCTCAATTGCGCTTTTCCGAGGACCTGGATTTCACCGCCCTTATTCCGGTCACCCTGGAAGAACTCGAAGAAGTCCTCGTTGCCCATGATTTCCTGGAACTCAAAGAGCACAATGTTTCGGACCATACAGTCAAGATCAACCGGTTGAAATACGCCGGCCCGTTGGGGCAGCCCAATTCACTGAAGATTGAAGTCGATGTCACCCAAAATGTCGTGTTGCCCGCCTGCGAGAAGGAATACCGGAATCATTATGGAGTTCAGGCGGCCGTACGCGTCATGGATCTGCGAGAAATCCTTGCGGAGAAGATCCGAGCCGCAAGTGGCCGGGCCAGGTATCGCGATTTCTACGATATCGCCATGATCCTCGACGGCTTTGCGATGAATATCGGCGAGGTCCTCGACCTTGTTCGCCGGAAGGAAATCCGGAAACCGGTCTCGCATGGATCGATGCTGAGGAATTGGAAAATAGCGCGGCAGGAGAAGGACGGGAGATCGGACCAGATAGTCTATTCCAGGGATGTCTCTGAAAAGGAGATCCTGGCCGCCATGGCGGCGATAGGATGTTTTTCGATTGGGGGCCGAGCGGGAGGTATATAG
- a CDS encoding xanthine dehydrogenase family protein molybdopterin-binding subunit: MADLTGINGQREDFRVVGKTDLPGKLSWAVASGLARFGIDYVVPDMLEAKFLRSPHAHARIKGYNLEKARAVPGVVDIVTWKDEDLKKLARGGIGGPPQPFISDVAEEENVEVGFIVVAENGDICDEALKALEVDWEILPHIVDIKAGREADAPVIRPQDRGGVVNPFGGGGGDNPPKQGNVAYSNQIQGDVEKGFGEADYIIEYDLNMPAYASASPNPHGSVAWWFDDPYRGRDNIHIEGAVWHASGGKNAIGQLYGLPPEKTVQEGLFQGGKYCDWTIRRSQQITPLLAKRTGRPVRCANTRRDTFDFMIQQRFIHMKVGFTKDGLITAFDDFSVTDGGTTGNSFFGTIGDQGYGPYIGTKCLNIRQRMEVVDSNRGLMPFSSQFCPFNWDSVTMAIHMIAEKLGKDPIDVARLNLHGPDGQNDHRPVPSFDACIEAGKKMMNWNWHKNGARRLPDGRMHGAGFRYQMCPRHAMGSDFHAVLELRNGVVRMPIQGPHAGVFSVEGVAMIAAEELGLEATDIHIDYDPDAVFVSISGGADGLVATGWVMKECCHIFRRRVFEAAIAEADKPAAGGFGGPPRKLPPNPLKGKKPEDLDIVGGKIVLKSDPGAGVPLRSLASNVYATFAGHPPDPLWPTRYDTLNTLYCEVAVDTETGQVEILRYGAAVDSGKVIRRVSLESQLDQVAFFSQGCQMFEDYYYDKSTGVKLNTDMIEYKKPGMLDVPKLETDLVETRAGNGTYGANGISHSMANTHMIICAIYNAIGKWVDPPATPDRVLKALGKI; encoded by the coding sequence ATGGCGGATCTGACGGGAATCAACGGACAGAGGGAAGATTTCAGGGTGGTCGGGAAAACGGACCTCCCGGGCAAGCTGTCATGGGCCGTCGCTTCGGGCCTCGCCAGATTCGGGATCGACTATGTCGTTCCCGATATGCTCGAGGCCAAATTCCTGCGCAGCCCGCACGCGCATGCGCGCATCAAGGGGTACAACCTGGAAAAGGCCAGGGCGGTTCCCGGAGTGGTGGACATCGTCACCTGGAAGGACGAGGATCTGAAAAAGCTCGCCCGCGGCGGCATCGGCGGTCCGCCCCAGCCCTTCATTTCCGATGTCGCCGAGGAAGAGAACGTGGAGGTGGGCTTCATCGTCGTCGCGGAAAACGGGGATATCTGCGACGAAGCCCTGAAAGCGCTCGAGGTGGATTGGGAAATCCTGCCCCATATCGTCGATATCAAGGCGGGAAGGGAGGCCGATGCCCCCGTCATCCGTCCCCAGGACCGGGGGGGCGTCGTCAACCCGTTCGGAGGGGGGGGCGGCGACAATCCGCCGAAACAGGGGAACGTGGCCTATTCGAACCAGATCCAGGGGGATGTGGAAAAAGGGTTCGGCGAGGCCGATTACATCATCGAGTACGACCTGAATATGCCCGCCTACGCCTCCGCTTCCCCCAACCCCCACGGATCGGTGGCCTGGTGGTTCGACGACCCCTACCGGGGGAGAGACAATATCCACATCGAAGGCGCCGTCTGGCACGCGAGCGGCGGCAAGAACGCGATCGGGCAATTGTATGGGCTGCCCCCGGAAAAGACCGTGCAGGAAGGGCTGTTCCAGGGGGGGAAGTACTGCGACTGGACCATCCGCCGGTCCCAGCAGATCACCCCGCTCCTTGCCAAGAGGACCGGCAGGCCCGTGCGCTGCGCCAACACCCGCCGCGACACCTTCGACTTCATGATCCAGCAGCGTTTCATTCACATGAAGGTCGGTTTCACCAAAGACGGCCTGATCACGGCGTTTGACGATTTCTCCGTCACCGACGGCGGCACCACGGGCAATTCCTTTTTCGGGACGATCGGCGACCAGGGGTACGGCCCCTACATCGGGACCAAGTGCCTGAACATCCGTCAGCGGATGGAGGTGGTCGACAGCAACCGCGGCTTGATGCCGTTCAGTTCGCAGTTCTGCCCCTTCAACTGGGACTCGGTGACCATGGCCATCCACATGATCGCCGAGAAACTCGGCAAGGACCCGATCGACGTCGCCAGGCTCAACCTGCACGGACCCGACGGCCAGAACGACCACAGGCCGGTTCCCAGCTTCGATGCCTGCATCGAGGCGGGAAAGAAGATGATGAACTGGAACTGGCACAAGAACGGGGCCAGGCGGCTGCCCGACGGGCGGATGCACGGGGCCGGTTTCCGCTACCAGATGTGCCCCCGGCACGCGATGGGGAGCGATTTTCACGCCGTGCTCGAGCTTCGTAACGGCGTGGTGCGCATGCCGATCCAGGGCCCCCACGCCGGGGTGTTTTCGGTCGAAGGCGTGGCCATGATCGCGGCCGAAGAGCTCGGGCTCGAAGCCACGGACATCCACATCGACTACGATCCCGACGCGGTGTTCGTGTCGATCAGCGGCGGGGCCGACGGCCTCGTGGCCACCGGCTGGGTGATGAAGGAATGCTGCCACATCTTCCGGCGCCGCGTCTTCGAGGCGGCCATCGCGGAAGCGGACAAGCCGGCCGCCGGCGGGTTCGGCGGCCCGCCGCGCAAGCTGCCTCCCAACCCGTTGAAGGGGAAAAAGCCCGAAGATCTGGATATCGTGGGCGGAAAGATCGTACTCAAGTCGGACCCGGGCGCCGGGGTGCCGCTCAGGAGTCTCGCGTCCAACGTCTACGCGACCTTCGCCGGGCATCCGCCCGACCCGCTCTGGCCCACCAGGTACGACACCCTGAACACGCTCTATTGCGAAGTGGCGGTGGATACCGAAACCGGGCAGGTGGAGATCCTGCGCTACGGGGCCGCGGTGGATTCGGGCAAGGTCATCCGACGGGTTTCGCTCGAAAGCCAGCTCGACCAGGTGGCGTTCTTCAGCCAGGGATGCCAGATGTTCGAGGACTACTACTACGACAAGAGCACCGGCGTGAAGCTCAACACCGACATGATCGAGTACAAGAAACCGGGGATGCTGGACGTGCCGAAGCTCGAAACCGACCTGGTGGAGACGCGGGCGGGGAACGGGACCTACGGCGCCAACGGCATCAGTCACTCCATGGCCAACACCCACATGATCATTTGCGCCATCTACAACGCGATCGGCAAATGGGTGGACCCGCCGGCCACGCCCGACCGGGTGCTCAAGGCGCTGGGCAAGATCTGA